Proteins from one Panicum virgatum strain AP13 chromosome 7K, P.virgatum_v5, whole genome shotgun sequence genomic window:
- the LOC120641806 gene encoding F-box/kelch-repeat protein At5g60570-like isoform X2, with protein MEAAGARRWPGSRRRRVSARERMEELQDCNSKSLVALPGSLVLHLFRLFGQQDQSSWQKYILAYFLLVRNEYFSGESKRHSDMFCDISELDVFPYATDLGSEELELNEQKPILKAQSGGDSSGNRSNDCYFPGLHDDLSQDCLAWSSRSDYPSLSCLNKRFNLLINSGYLYKLRRKYGIVEYWVYLACSLMPWEAFDPNRKRWMRLPRMPCDECFSCADKESLAVGTQLLVFGREYTGLAIWMHNLLARSWSRCTPMNLPRCLFASGSSGEIAIVAGGCDKNGQVLRSAELYNSEIGRWETIPDMNLARRLSSGFFMDGKFYVIGGVSSQRDSLTCGEEYNLETRTWRRILDMYPCGTSASQSPPLVAVVNNQLYAADQSTNVVKKYDKANNTWNILKPLPVRADSSNGWGLAFKACGDRLLVIGGHRGPRGEVILLHSWCPEGGEDGADWEVLSVKERAGVFVYNCAIMGC; from the exons AtggaggcggccggcgcgcgccggtggcccggatctcgccggcggcgcgtctCGGCAAg AGAAAGAATGGAAGAGTTACAAGATTGCAACTCGAAAAGCCTGGTTGCCCTTCCAGGCTCTTTGGTTCTGCATCTCTTTAGGCTGTTTGGTCAGCAGGATCAGAGTTCATGGCAGAAGTACATACTAGCTTACTTTCTGTTGGTCAGGAATGAATACTTCTCTGGGGAGTCGAAGAGACACTCAGACATGTTCTGTGATATTTCAGAGTTAGATGTCTTTCCATATGCTACAGATCTGGGCAGTGAAGAACTTGAGCTGAATGAGCAGAAACCCATTCTGAAGGCTCAGTCGGGAGGTGATTCAAGTGGCAACAGATCAAATGATTGCTATTTTCCAGGCCTTCATGATGACCTGTCTCAAGACTGCCTTGCTTGGTCAAGCAGATCAGACTACCCTTCCCTTTCTTGTCTGAATAAAAGATTCAATTTGTTAATTAACAGTGGATATCTGTACAAATTGCGAAGGAAATATGGCATTGTTGAGTATTGGGTGTATCTCGCTTGTAGCTTGATGCCCTGGGAAGCATTTGATCCCAACCGAAAGCGGTGGATGAGGCTCCCGAGAATGCCATGCGACGAGTGCTTCTCCTGTGCAGACAAGGAATCGCTTGCCGTTGGGACACAGCTGCTTGTCTTTGGCCGTGAATATACTGGCCTTGCTATTTGGATGCACAACTTACTGGCTCGCAGTTGGTCCCGATGCACTCCAATGAATCTGCCCCGCTGTCTTTTTGCCTCGGGAAGCTCAGGTGAGATTGCTATTGTTGCTGGTGGGTGTGATAAGAATGGACAGGTGCTGAGATCTGCTGAGTTGTATAACTCAGAGATTGGCCGCTGGGAGACTATCCCAGACATGAACTTAGCCAGGAGGCTCTCTTCAGGTTTCTTCATGGATGGCAAGTTCTATGTCATTGGGGGCGTATCAAGTCAGAGGGATTCTTTGACTTGTGGAGAGGAATACAACCTTGAGACAAGGACCTGGAGAAGAATACTGGATATGTATCCTTGTGGAACCAGTGCATCTCAGTCACCTCCTCTTGTTGCTGTTGTGAATAACCAGCTCTATGCCGCTGACCAGTCAACAAATGTGGTCAAGAAGTATGACAAGGCAAATAACACCTGGAACATACTGAAGCCATTGCCTGTTAGAGCTGACTCATCCAATGGTTGGGGCCTGGCTTTCAAGGCTTGTGGTGACAGATTGTTGGTAATCGGCGGCCACAGAGGGCCTCGTGGTGAGGTTATATTGCTGCATTCCTGGTGCCCCGAAGGTGGGGAGGATGGTGCTGACTGGGAGGTGCTCTCGGTAAAGGAGCGCGCAGGCGTCTTCGTTTACAACTGTGCAATAATGGGGTGCTGA
- the LOC120641808 gene encoding cold-responsive protein kinase 1-like, giving the protein MGCCFMFGKKAEQAVQGDDDVHSVKVFSYNELRKATQDFSGANKIGEGGFGSVFRGMLKDGTVVAVKVLSATSRQGIREFLTELTAISDIKHENLVTLIGCCAEGSHRILVYNYLENNSLAQTLLGTRYSNIRFNWRARVKIAVGVARGLAFLHEEIRPPIIHRDIKASNILLDKDLTPKISDFGLARLLPPNATHVSTRVAGTLGYLAPEYAIRGQVTKKSDIYSYGVLLLEIVSGRCNTNTRLPSEDQFLLERTWGLHEQGRLEEIIDIDIGNDLDVEEACRFLKIGLLCTQDAMARRPNMTNVVRMLTGERRIPVDKITRPSMITDFADLKVSSKEQRSSETRSPTTKSFTTTEPFSSSETPTQSSI; this is encoded by the exons ATGGGTTGCTGCTTTATGTTTGGAAAGAAAGCTGAACAAGCCGTTCAAGGCGATGATG ATGTACATAGTGTGAAAGTCTTCTCTTACAATGAGTTGAGAAAGGCTACACAAGATTTCAGTGGCGCAAATAAGATTGGCGAGGGTGGTTTTGGTTCTGTCTTCAGG GGAATGCTTAAAGATGGGACAGTAGTTGCAGTGAAAGTTCTGTCTGCTACATCAAGGCAAGGTATCCGGGAGTTTTTGACTGAACTTACAGCAATATCTGACATCAAGCATGAAAATCTCGTCACTCTTATCGGTTGCTGCGCTGAAGGCTCTCACAGAATCCTTGTTTACAATTACCTTGAGAACAACAGCCTTGCACAGACATTGCTAG GAACCAGATATAGTAACATTCGGTTCAACTGGCGGGCACGGGTTAAAATTGCTGTGGGTGTTGCCCGTGGACTTGCATTTCTCCATGAGGAAATCCGACCACCAATTATCCACCGGGACATAAAGGCCAGCAACATTCTTCTTGACAAGGATCTCACCCCCAAAATTTCTGATTTTGGGTTGGCGAGGCTCCTTCCACCCAATGCAACTCATGTGAGCACCCGAGTTGCCGGCACATT AGGATACCTGGCTCCTGAATATGCAATCCGAGGTCAAGTGACAAAGAAGTCCGACATCTATAGCTATGGAGTTCTTCTTTTAGAAATTGTCAGTGGAAGATGCAACACTAATACAAGATTACCTTCTGAAGATCAATTCCTTCTTGAAAGG ACATGGGGACTCCACGAGCAAGGGCGTTTGGAAGAGATCATTGATATCGACATAGGGAACGACCTGGATGTCGAGGAGGCATGCCGGTTCTTGAAGATTGGCCTGCTATGCACGCAGGACGCAATGGCACGTCGTCCCAACATGACCAATGTTGTCCGGATGCTCACAGGGGAGAGAAGGATCCCCGTAGACAAGATCACTAGGCCCTCCATGATCACTGACTTTGCAGATCTCAAGGTCAGCAGCAAGGAGCAAAGATCAAGCGAGACGCGCTCTCCCACCACAAAATCGTTCACCACAACAGAACCATTCTCGTCGTCAGAAACGCCCACGCAGTCATCTATATGA
- the LOC120641806 gene encoding F-box/kelch-repeat protein At5g60570-like isoform X1 codes for MEELQDCNSKSLVALPGSLVLHLFRLFGQQDQSSWQKYILAYFLLVRNEYFSGESKRHSDMFCDISELDVFPYATDLGSEELELNEQKPILKAQSGGDSSGNRSNDCYFPGLHDDLSQDCLAWSSRSDYPSLSCLNKRFNLLINSGYLYKLRRKYGIVEYWVYLACSLMPWEAFDPNRKRWMRLPRMPCDECFSCADKESLAVGTQLLVFGREYTGLAIWMHNLLARSWSRCTPMNLPRCLFASGSSGEIAIVAGGCDKNGQVLRSAELYNSEIGRWETIPDMNLARRLSSGFFMDGKFYVIGGVSSQRDSLTCGEEYNLETRTWRRILDMYPCGTSASQSPPLVAVVNNQLYAADQSTNVVKKYDKANNTWNILKPLPVRADSSNGWGLAFKACGDRLLVIGGHRGPRGEVILLHSWCPEGGEDGADWEVLSVKERAGVFVYNCAIMGC; via the coding sequence ATGGAAGAGTTACAAGATTGCAACTCGAAAAGCCTGGTTGCCCTTCCAGGCTCTTTGGTTCTGCATCTCTTTAGGCTGTTTGGTCAGCAGGATCAGAGTTCATGGCAGAAGTACATACTAGCTTACTTTCTGTTGGTCAGGAATGAATACTTCTCTGGGGAGTCGAAGAGACACTCAGACATGTTCTGTGATATTTCAGAGTTAGATGTCTTTCCATATGCTACAGATCTGGGCAGTGAAGAACTTGAGCTGAATGAGCAGAAACCCATTCTGAAGGCTCAGTCGGGAGGTGATTCAAGTGGCAACAGATCAAATGATTGCTATTTTCCAGGCCTTCATGATGACCTGTCTCAAGACTGCCTTGCTTGGTCAAGCAGATCAGACTACCCTTCCCTTTCTTGTCTGAATAAAAGATTCAATTTGTTAATTAACAGTGGATATCTGTACAAATTGCGAAGGAAATATGGCATTGTTGAGTATTGGGTGTATCTCGCTTGTAGCTTGATGCCCTGGGAAGCATTTGATCCCAACCGAAAGCGGTGGATGAGGCTCCCGAGAATGCCATGCGACGAGTGCTTCTCCTGTGCAGACAAGGAATCGCTTGCCGTTGGGACACAGCTGCTTGTCTTTGGCCGTGAATATACTGGCCTTGCTATTTGGATGCACAACTTACTGGCTCGCAGTTGGTCCCGATGCACTCCAATGAATCTGCCCCGCTGTCTTTTTGCCTCGGGAAGCTCAGGTGAGATTGCTATTGTTGCTGGTGGGTGTGATAAGAATGGACAGGTGCTGAGATCTGCTGAGTTGTATAACTCAGAGATTGGCCGCTGGGAGACTATCCCAGACATGAACTTAGCCAGGAGGCTCTCTTCAGGTTTCTTCATGGATGGCAAGTTCTATGTCATTGGGGGCGTATCAAGTCAGAGGGATTCTTTGACTTGTGGAGAGGAATACAACCTTGAGACAAGGACCTGGAGAAGAATACTGGATATGTATCCTTGTGGAACCAGTGCATCTCAGTCACCTCCTCTTGTTGCTGTTGTGAATAACCAGCTCTATGCCGCTGACCAGTCAACAAATGTGGTCAAGAAGTATGACAAGGCAAATAACACCTGGAACATACTGAAGCCATTGCCTGTTAGAGCTGACTCATCCAATGGTTGGGGCCTGGCTTTCAAGGCTTGTGGTGACAGATTGTTGGTAATCGGCGGCCACAGAGGGCCTCGTGGTGAGGTTATATTGCTGCATTCCTGGTGCCCCGAAGGTGGGGAGGATGGTGCTGACTGGGAGGTGCTCTCGGTAAAGGAGCGCGCAGGCGTCTTCGTTTACAACTGTGCAATAATGGGGTGCTGA